One region of Halohasta litchfieldiae genomic DNA includes:
- a CDS encoding DUF7576 family protein has translation MVDPTSDIGEDVTEENAPECEQCSSKIIQSTSHRVVSEIEDGRAVHHHFCSDDCHDEWLAA, from the coding sequence ATGGTCGATCCCACGTCCGATATTGGCGAGGATGTTACGGAGGAAAACGCGCCGGAATGTGAGCAGTGCAGCAGCAAAATCATCCAGTCGACGAGCCACCGCGTCGTCAGCGAAATCGAAGACGGTCGCGCCGTCCACCACCATTTCTGTAGCGACGACTGCCACGACGAGTGGCTGGCGGCGTAG
- a CDS encoding ribosome assembly factor SBDS, producing the protein MISLEDAVTARLESHGARFEVLVDPDAALAIKREEFDGELEDVIAAEDVFENASRGDRPAETDLEEVFGTTDPMEVIPEVITRGEIQITADQRREMQEQKRKQLITTITRNAVNPQMDDAPHPPERIERALEEAGFRIDPMEPVSAQVDEALEDLRPVLPIRFDEVTIAAQLPAEYAGSAQAKVRQYGELEREEWQADGSWVGVVTFPAGLQNEFYELVNEETSGQGETRIIKDEDDIKTR; encoded by the coding sequence ATGATATCGCTTGAGGATGCAGTCACCGCACGCCTCGAATCCCACGGTGCGCGCTTCGAGGTGCTCGTCGACCCGGATGCCGCACTGGCAATCAAACGCGAGGAGTTCGACGGCGAACTCGAGGACGTAATCGCCGCCGAGGACGTCTTCGAGAACGCCTCGCGCGGCGACCGCCCGGCCGAGACCGATCTCGAAGAAGTGTTCGGAACCACCGATCCCATGGAGGTCATCCCGGAAGTAATCACACGCGGGGAGATCCAGATCACTGCCGACCAGCGCCGTGAGATGCAAGAACAGAAGCGCAAACAGCTCATCACGACGATCACGCGCAACGCGGTCAACCCACAGATGGACGACGCCCCCCATCCGCCCGAGCGGATCGAGCGCGCGCTCGAAGAGGCCGGATTCCGGATCGATCCGATGGAGCCGGTCTCGGCGCAGGTCGACGAGGCACTCGAAGATCTCCGACCGGTGTTGCCGATCCGGTTCGACGAGGTGACGATTGCGGCCCAACTGCCCGCCGAGTATGCGGGGAGTGCACAAGCAAAAGTCCGCCAGTACGGCGAACTCGAACGCGAGGAGTGGCAGGCCGACGGCTCGTGGGTCGGCGTCGTTACCTTCCCCGCCGGCCTCCAAAACGAGTTTTATGAGCTCGTCAACGAGGAAACCAGCGGGCAGGGCGAAACGCGGATCATCAAGGACGAAGACGACATCAAAACACGATAA